A genomic segment from Nicotiana tabacum cultivar K326 chromosome 7, ASM71507v2, whole genome shotgun sequence encodes:
- the LOC142162072 gene encoding LOW QUALITY PROTEIN: uncharacterized protein LOC142162072 (The sequence of the model RefSeq protein was modified relative to this genomic sequence to represent the inferred CDS: deleted 1 base in 1 codon; substituted 1 base at 1 genomic stop codon): MDVLSRHIQGEVPWCMLFVDDIVLIDETRRGVNTRLEVWRQTLESNGFKLSRTKTKYLECKFSDGTHDADVEVKLDAQVIPKRASFKYLGSIIQGNGEIDEDVAHRIGAXWMKWRLTSSVLCDRNVLLRLKGKFYRVVVRPTMLYGAECWPVKNSHVQKMRVVKMRMLRWICGCTRRDRIKNEVIRDRVGVASVEDKMQESRLRWFGQVKRRSIDAPVRRSEGLLETTSLPALGRGKVCVQMTLPRPLLLGSNWKQVLIVNLTESCEAEKKEDGVQSQDKYAEGTYDISIPSVLKEISEDRVDNIFFLAEQTKRKWNIKMMKFQKRVVEDNLKT, from the exons ATGGATGTATTGTCGCGTCACATCCAAGGAGAGGTGccttggtgcatgctatttgtcGATGATATAGTGTTGATTGACGAGACACGTAGAGGAGTTAACacgaggttggaggtttggagacagactttGGAGTCTAATGGTTTCAAACTGAGTAGAACCAAGacaaaatacttggagtgcaaattcAGTGACGGGACCCATGATGCAGACGTAGAGGTTAAGCTTGATGCTCAAGTTATCCCCAAGAGAGCGAGTTTTAAGTATCTTGGGTCTATTATCCAGGGTAACGGGGAGATTGACGAAGATGTCGCACATCGCATCGGAGCgtgatggatgaagtggaggctcacT TCCAGTGTTTTGTGTGATAGAAATGTGCTTCtaagacttaagggtaagttttatcgagtggtggttcgaccgactatgttgtatggggctgagtgttggccagtcaagaactctcacGTACAGAAGATGAGAGTAGtaaagatgaggatgttgagatggatatgTGGGTGTACCAGGAGAGATAGGATTAAGAATGAAGTTATCCGGGATAGAGTGGGAGTAGcctccgtggaggacaagatgcaggAGTCAAGGCTGAGATGGTTTGGACAGGTTAAGAGAAGAAGCATTGATGCTCctgtcaggaggt ccgagggtctattggaaacaacctctctacctgcattaggtaggggtaaggtctgcgtacagatgacccttcccagacccctcctattgggatcaaactgg AAACAAGTATTAATTGTAAATCTTACAGAATCTTGTGAAgctgaaaaaaaagaagatggaGTGCAATCTCAAGATAAATATGCTGAAGGAACATACGATATCTCAATTCCGTCAGTTCTTAAAGAAATATCAGAAGATAGGGTGGACAACATAT TTTTTCTTGCAGAGCAAACTAAAAGAAAGTGGAACATCAAGATGATGAAGTTTCAAAAGAGAGTAGTGGAGGACAATCTCAAGACATAG